In the Deinococcus ficus genome, one interval contains:
- a CDS encoding VOC family protein, with translation MTPLLTGLDHVQIEAPAGCEPQARAFYGSVLGLPELRKPAPLEARGGCWFALPDGRQLHVGVTPEFQPRRKGHPAFRTADLRAVQAHLDAHGIPHQTDAEAGEPRAFFQDPFGNRLEIVQGGHPARPLPTR, from the coding sequence ATGACGCCCCTCCTCACCGGACTGGACCACGTGCAGATCGAAGCGCCCGCCGGTTGCGAACCCCAGGCCCGCGCCTTCTACGGCAGTGTGCTGGGCCTCCCGGAACTCCGCAAACCCGCACCGCTGGAGGCCCGCGGCGGGTGCTGGTTCGCCCTCCCGGACGGCCGGCAACTGCACGTGGGCGTCACCCCGGAATTCCAGCCCCGCCGCAAGGGCCACCCCGCCTTCCGCACCGCCGACCTCCGCGCCGTGCAGGCGCACCTGGACGCCCACGGCATCCCCCACCAGACCGACGCGGAGGCCGGGGAGCCCCGCGCCTTCTTCCAGGACCCCTTCGGCAACCGGCTGGAAATCGTGCAGGGCGGCCACCCCGCCAGGCCCCTGCCCACCCGCTGA
- the treZ gene encoding malto-oligosyltrehalose trehalohydrolase, with protein sequence MTDATPTPPFDDSDLLATRLGAHPLPDGSGTRFRLWSTVTREAAVRVDGATHPMTPLEGGIFEVVLPVGPGARYLFLLDGMERPDPYARFLPDGVHGEAEVMDLTAFAWQHPDWRGVALEDCVFYELHVGTFTAEGTYRAAMERLPDLVDLGVTAIELMPVAAFAGRHGWGYDGVALYAPHAPYGRPEDLMAFVDAAHGLGLAVFLDVVYNHFGPDGNYLRAYSPTYFTDRFHSAWGEGLDYAEPHMRRLVTGNARMWLREYRLDGLRLDATQEIRDDSPVHILAELADEVHRLRGTHLLLAEDYRNLPELVTEHRLDGIWVDDFHHEVRVTLTGDRDGYYAPYQGGAAALAHVIRRGWVFEGQEWPLEGEPRGRPADALRAPNLVYYIQNHDQVGNRPVGDRLNDLPHVSMTVYRGASTMLLSLPMTPLLFMGQEWAAGTPFPFFSDHHAELGQLVTEGRRREFGHFAGFAGTEVLDPQDEATFRAAKLNWAERREEEHARTLALYRALLRRRREDPVLRHRDRAALTAGHVGDVLWVRWQAPAGERVLLWNLAAAPLVPAELELPFPLSGGLLLRSEGPDSGEAPLAPGEAALLGSGA encoded by the coding sequence ATGACCGATGCGACACCGACCCCCCCGTTCGACGATTCCGACCTGCTCGCCACCCGGCTGGGCGCCCACCCGCTGCCCGACGGGTCCGGCACCCGCTTCCGCCTGTGGTCCACCGTGACCCGTGAGGCGGCTGTGCGGGTGGACGGGGCCACGCACCCCATGACTCCCCTGGAAGGCGGCATCTTCGAGGTGGTGCTGCCGGTGGGGCCGGGCGCGCGGTACCTGTTCCTGCTGGACGGCATGGAACGCCCGGACCCCTACGCGCGGTTCCTGCCGGACGGGGTGCACGGCGAGGCGGAGGTGATGGACCTCACCGCCTTCGCGTGGCAGCACCCGGACTGGCGCGGCGTCGCGCTGGAGGACTGCGTTTTCTATGAACTGCACGTGGGGACCTTCACGGCGGAGGGCACGTACCGCGCGGCGATGGAGCGGCTCCCGGACCTGGTGGACCTGGGCGTCACGGCCATCGAGCTGATGCCGGTGGCGGCGTTCGCGGGCCGGCACGGCTGGGGGTACGACGGCGTGGCCCTGTACGCCCCGCACGCCCCGTACGGCCGCCCGGAGGACCTGATGGCCTTCGTGGATGCCGCGCACGGCCTGGGCCTGGCGGTGTTCCTGGACGTGGTGTACAACCACTTCGGGCCGGACGGGAATTACCTGCGGGCCTACAGCCCCACCTACTTCACCGACCGGTTTCACAGCGCGTGGGGCGAGGGCCTGGACTACGCCGAGCCGCACATGCGCCGCCTCGTGACCGGGAACGCCCGCATGTGGCTGCGCGAGTACCGCCTGGACGGCCTGCGGCTGGACGCCACGCAGGAGATCCGGGACGACAGCCCGGTGCACATCCTGGCCGAACTGGCCGACGAGGTGCACCGGCTGAGGGGCACGCACCTGCTGCTCGCCGAGGACTACCGCAACCTGCCGGAACTGGTGACGGAGCACCGCCTGGACGGCATCTGGGTGGACGACTTCCACCATGAGGTGCGGGTCACGCTGACCGGCGACCGGGACGGCTACTACGCGCCGTACCAGGGCGGCGCGGCGGCGCTGGCGCACGTGATCCGGCGCGGCTGGGTGTTCGAGGGTCAGGAGTGGCCGCTGGAAGGCGAGCCGCGCGGCCGGCCGGCCGACGCCCTGCGCGCGCCGAATCTCGTGTACTACATTCAGAACCACGATCAGGTGGGAAACCGCCCGGTCGGGGACCGCCTGAACGATCTGCCGCACGTCTCCATGACGGTCTACCGGGGGGCGTCCACGATGCTGCTGAGCCTGCCGATGACGCCGCTGCTGTTCATGGGGCAGGAATGGGCGGCCGGCACACCGTTCCCGTTTTTCAGCGACCACCACGCGGAGCTGGGCCAGCTGGTGACCGAGGGCCGCCGCCGGGAGTTCGGGCATTTCGCGGGCTTCGCGGGGACGGAGGTGCTGGACCCTCAGGACGAGGCGACCTTCCGCGCCGCGAAGCTGAACTGGGCGGAACGCAGGGAGGAGGAGCATGCCCGCACGCTGGCGCTGTACCGCGCGCTGCTGCGCCGGCGCCGGGAGGACCCGGTGCTGCGCCACCGCGACCGCGCGGCCCTGACCGCCGGGCACGTGGGCGACGTGCTGTGGGTGCGCTGGCAGGCGCCGGCCGGCGAACGGGTGCTGCTGTGGAACCTGGCCGCGGCCCCGCTGGTCCCGGCGGAGCTGGAGCTGCCGTTCCCGCTGTCCGGTGGGCTGCTGCTGCGCAGCGAGGGCCCGGACTCCGGCGAGGCGCCGCTGGCCCCGGGTGAGGCCGCGCTGCTGGGGAGCGGCGCATGA
- the tmk gene encoding dTMP kinase: MTHPHDPPGGRFITFEGPEGAGKTTQITHLTRHLDVAGVPHLLTREPGGTPLGTRVREVVLDPALHIDPLPEFLLYSASRAQLVQDVIGPALARGEVVVCDRYADSSLAYQGAGRGLDAGLLRSVTHAATGGLTPALTVLLDLDPRLGLERAAARGQPDRLEQADLGFHDRVRAGFLALAAGEPDRFLVLDATRPADDLARTIWDAVRARLALG; encoded by the coding sequence GTGACCCACCCCCACGACCCCCCCGGCGGCCGGTTCATCACCTTCGAGGGCCCGGAAGGCGCCGGGAAAACCACCCAGATCACGCACCTGACCCGGCACCTGGATGTGGCCGGCGTGCCACACCTGCTCACGCGCGAGCCCGGCGGCACGCCCCTGGGCACCCGCGTGCGCGAGGTGGTGCTGGACCCGGCCCTGCACATCGACCCGCTGCCGGAATTCCTGCTGTACAGCGCCAGCCGTGCGCAGCTCGTGCAGGACGTCATCGGGCCGGCCCTGGCGCGCGGTGAGGTGGTCGTCTGCGACCGCTACGCCGACTCCAGCCTCGCCTACCAGGGCGCCGGCCGCGGCCTGGACGCCGGGCTGCTGCGTTCAGTCACGCACGCCGCCACCGGGGGCCTCACCCCGGCGCTGACCGTGCTGCTGGACCTGGACCCCCGCCTGGGCCTGGAACGTGCCGCGGCGCGCGGGCAGCCCGACCGGCTGGAACAGGCCGACCTGGGCTTCCACGACCGGGTCCGCGCCGGCTTCCTGGCGCTGGCGGCGGGCGAACCGGACCGTTTCCTGGTCCTGGACGCCACCCGGCCCGCCGACGACCTCGCCCGGACCATCTGGGACGCGGTCCGGGCGAGACTGGCGCTGGGCTGA
- a CDS encoding DUF6194 family protein, with the protein MNEEELLSTLFALFPHAVKVTSGGTTFWFAAGDRRQMMPFLTLVTDDEHDAASNLGRPGVYRLNVGLSADEYRGRFGPPPPALGDGQTAVPGHDPAALDVLMPHPVYSALYWACVLSPSPATLARLTPLLLAAYDRASRRVRSGT; encoded by the coding sequence ATGAACGAGGAAGAACTGTTGAGCACGCTATTTGCGCTGTTTCCTCATGCCGTGAAGGTGACCTCCGGCGGCACCACCTTCTGGTTCGCGGCCGGTGACCGGCGCCAGATGATGCCCTTCCTCACCCTTGTCACGGACGACGAGCACGACGCGGCGTCGAACCTGGGCCGGCCCGGCGTGTACCGCCTGAACGTGGGCCTCAGTGCCGACGAGTACCGCGGGCGCTTCGGCCCGCCGCCCCCGGCCCTCGGAGACGGTCAGACGGCCGTGCCCGGGCACGACCCGGCCGCCCTGGACGTCCTGATGCCCCACCCGGTCTACTCGGCCCTGTACTGGGCTTGCGTCCTGAGTCCCAGCCCGGCCACCCTGGCCCGGCTCACGCCTTTACTGCTGGCCGCCTACGACCGGGCCAGCCGCCGGGTGCGCTCCGGCACCTGA
- a CDS encoding (4Fe-4S)-binding protein, protein MTQLPPEPGVPAHWGRAYTAPDVTVYYDARRCIHFAACVRGLPQVFNPDARPWIQAGAATAVEVAEVVRRCPTGALHYVLRDGPAEQSEPATVDVRENGPNFVRGDLTVSAPGGMVRDTRVALCRCGASSNKPYCDGTHRQIGFQAPGGEKLNRS, encoded by the coding sequence ATGACCCAGCTGCCCCCCGAACCCGGCGTGCCCGCCCACTGGGGCCGGGCGTACACCGCGCCGGACGTGACCGTGTACTACGACGCGCGGCGCTGCATTCACTTCGCGGCGTGCGTGCGTGGCCTGCCGCAGGTGTTCAACCCGGACGCCCGCCCCTGGATTCAGGCGGGCGCGGCGACAGCTGTGGAGGTCGCCGAGGTCGTGCGCCGCTGCCCGACCGGCGCCCTGCACTACGTGCTTCGGGACGGCCCGGCCGAACAGTCGGAGCCGGCCACCGTGGACGTGCGGGAGAACGGCCCGAACTTCGTGCGCGGTGACCTGACCGTTTCCGCGCCGGGCGGCATGGTCCGCGATACCCGCGTGGCCCTGTGCCGTTGCGGCGCCAGCAGCAACAAACCCTACTGTGACGGCACGCACCGCCAGATCGGCTTTCAGGCCCCTGGCGGCGAGAAACTCAACCGGAGCTGA
- a CDS encoding Bax inhibitor-1/YccA family protein has translation MQTYPTTRASTVDLVRSFMARTYSWMAAGLALTAGVAYLTFQNADLYATVMSLRFPLMIAQLGIVFFLSMFAQRLNSTVAGMLFIAYAGLTGLTFSALLNSPAVIPAFATAAGTFALTSAAGFLIKRDLSGMGRFFMFALIGLLVAMLVNMFIGSGALTLGISVLGVLLFAGLTVYDTQMLRNLALSGVQGEMAERAAINGALALYLDFINMFLMLLNLFNRD, from the coding sequence ATGCAGACCTATCCCACCACACGGGCAAGCACCGTTGATCTCGTCCGCAGTTTCATGGCGCGCACGTACTCCTGGATGGCCGCCGGTCTGGCCCTCACCGCCGGGGTCGCCTACCTCACCTTCCAGAACGCCGACCTGTACGCCACCGTCATGAGCCTGCGCTTCCCGCTGATGATCGCCCAGCTGGGCATCGTGTTCTTCCTCAGCATGTTCGCGCAGCGCCTGAACAGCACGGTCGCCGGCATGCTGTTCATCGCCTACGCCGGCCTGACCGGCCTGACCTTCAGCGCCCTGCTGAACTCCCCCGCCGTCATCCCCGCCTTCGCGACCGCCGCGGGCACCTTCGCCCTGACCAGCGCCGCCGGCTTCCTGATCAAACGTGACCTGAGCGGCATGGGGCGCTTTTTCATGTTCGCCCTGATCGGCCTGCTGGTCGCCATGCTCGTCAACATGTTCATCGGCAGCGGCGCCCTCACCCTGGGCATCAGCGTCCTCGGCGTGCTGCTGTTCGCCGGCCTCACCGTGTACGACACCCAGATGCTGCGCAACCTCGCCCTCAGCGGCGTACAGGGCGAGATGGCCGAACGCGCCGCGATCAACGGCGCTCTGGCGCTGTACCTGGACTTCATCAACATGTTCCTGATGCTGCTCAACCTGTTCAACCGCGACTGA
- the glgX gene encoding glycogen debranching protein GlgX translates to MTSPSPAAPALTSDRPAVLLGRPFPLGATWDGRGTNFALYSENAQGVELCLFDEQDQETRIPLTEQTAFVWHGYLPGVGPGQRYGYRVHGEYAPERGLRFNPNVVLLDPYAKALDGTERFDRGVFGYVPGGDDLTKQEEDQRGAPLGIVIDPLFNWVGDVKPDVPFHQSVIYEAHVKGLTITHPDVPEALRGTYAGVATEPVLSYLKDLGITAIEFLPVHQHVDDPFLLDKGLSNYWGYSTLSFFAPDVRYSAAARRGDPAGAVPEFKNMVRALHDAGIEVILDVVYNHTAEGNHMGPTLSFKGIDNPTYYRLVSGDERFYFDYTGTGNSLNVRHPQTLQLIMDSLRYWVTDMHVDGFRFDLASTLARGLHEVDQLSGFFTIIHQDPIIGQVKLIAEPWDVGEGGYQVGNFPVNWAEWNGIYRDDMRAFWKGDGGLASEMGYRLTGSSDLYQFNGRKPYASINFVTAHDGFTLRDSVTYEQKHNEANGEGNQDGHNHNLTWNCGVEGETDDTEVNRLRAQQMRNFLATLLLGQGTPMLLGGDEMGRTQRGNNNAYCQDNEISWYDWANRDEALLAFTRKLIGIRKAHPGLHRRKFFSGRNIRGEDVRDIVWLRFDGQEMADEDWNNPQTQSLGMFLDGDGLDDVDDEGRPLRDDHLLLLLSSSYVDLPFRLPALGGCQHWELLVDTSDDAAQEQRAAGEETVLKGRSVKLYRCGRP, encoded by the coding sequence ATGACCAGCCCGTCCCCCGCCGCCCCCGCCCTCACCTCTGACCGTCCGGCCGTCCTGCTGGGCCGCCCCTTCCCGCTGGGCGCCACCTGGGACGGCCGGGGCACGAACTTCGCGCTGTACAGCGAGAACGCGCAGGGCGTGGAACTGTGCCTGTTCGACGAGCAGGACCAGGAGACCCGCATTCCGCTGACCGAGCAGACCGCGTTCGTGTGGCACGGCTACCTGCCCGGGGTCGGGCCGGGGCAGCGTTACGGGTACCGGGTGCACGGCGAGTACGCGCCGGAACGCGGTCTGCGCTTCAACCCGAACGTGGTGCTGCTGGACCCCTACGCCAAGGCGCTGGACGGCACGGAGCGTTTCGACCGGGGCGTGTTCGGGTACGTGCCCGGCGGCGACGACCTGACCAAGCAGGAAGAGGACCAGCGCGGCGCGCCGCTGGGCATCGTGATCGACCCGCTGTTCAACTGGGTGGGGGACGTCAAACCCGACGTGCCCTTTCACCAGTCGGTGATCTACGAGGCGCACGTCAAGGGCCTGACCATAACCCACCCGGACGTCCCGGAGGCGCTGCGCGGCACGTACGCGGGCGTGGCGACCGAACCGGTGCTGTCGTACCTGAAGGACCTGGGCATCACCGCCATCGAGTTTCTGCCGGTGCACCAGCACGTGGACGACCCCTTTCTGCTGGACAAGGGCCTGAGCAACTACTGGGGCTACAGCACGCTGTCCTTCTTCGCGCCGGACGTCCGCTACAGTGCCGCGGCGCGCCGCGGGGACCCGGCGGGCGCCGTGCCGGAATTCAAGAACATGGTCCGCGCCCTGCACGACGCCGGCATCGAGGTGATCCTGGACGTGGTGTACAACCACACCGCCGAGGGCAACCACATGGGCCCCACGCTGTCGTTCAAGGGCATCGACAACCCCACGTACTACCGGCTGGTGTCCGGCGACGAGCGCTTCTACTTCGATTACACCGGCACCGGCAACAGCCTGAACGTGCGCCACCCGCAGACGCTGCAGCTGATCATGGACAGCCTGCGCTACTGGGTGACGGACATGCACGTGGACGGCTTCCGCTTCGACCTGGCCAGCACGCTGGCGCGCGGCCTGCACGAGGTGGACCAGCTGTCGGGGTTCTTCACGATCATTCACCAGGACCCGATCATCGGGCAGGTGAAACTCATCGCCGAACCGTGGGACGTCGGCGAGGGCGGCTATCAGGTCGGGAACTTCCCGGTGAACTGGGCGGAGTGGAACGGCATCTACCGCGACGACATGCGCGCCTTCTGGAAGGGGGACGGCGGGCTGGCGTCCGAGATGGGCTACCGCCTGACCGGCAGCAGCGACCTGTACCAGTTCAACGGCCGCAAACCGTACGCCAGCATCAACTTCGTGACCGCCCACGACGGGTTCACGCTGCGCGACAGCGTGACGTACGAGCAGAAACACAACGAGGCGAACGGCGAGGGCAACCAGGACGGCCACAACCACAACCTCACCTGGAACTGCGGCGTGGAAGGCGAGACGGACGACACTGAGGTCAACCGCCTGCGCGCGCAGCAGATGCGCAACTTCCTGGCGACGCTGCTGCTGGGCCAGGGCACGCCGATGCTGCTGGGCGGCGACGAGATGGGCCGCACGCAGCGCGGCAACAACAACGCCTACTGTCAGGACAACGAGATCAGCTGGTACGACTGGGCGAACCGCGACGAGGCCCTGCTCGCCTTCACGCGCAAACTCATCGGGATCCGCAAGGCGCACCCGGGCCTGCACCGCCGGAAGTTCTTTTCGGGGCGCAACATCCGCGGGGAGGACGTGCGGGACATCGTGTGGTTGCGCTTCGACGGGCAGGAGATGGCCGACGAGGACTGGAACAACCCGCAGACGCAGAGCCTGGGCATGTTCCTGGACGGCGACGGCCTGGACGACGTGGACGACGAGGGCCGTCCCCTGCGGGACGACCACCTGCTGCTGCTGCTGAGCAGTTCGTACGTGGACCTGCCGTTCCGCCTGCCGGCCCTGGGCGGCTGCCAGCACTGGGAACTGCTGGTGGACACCAGTGACGACGCGGCGCAGGAACAGCGCGCGGCCGGGGAGGAAACCGTCCTGAAGGGCCGGAGCGTGAAACTGTACCGCTGCGGCCGGCCCTGA
- the treY gene encoding malto-oligosyltrehalose synthase: MTDGTAHVPGATYRLQLHRDFPFAAAARQLPYLKRLGVTDVYLSPIWASTPGSTHGYDVTDHARVNEELGGEPGLRRLAARARDLELGLIVDFVPNHMGIAGGHNPYWEDVLMHGQASRYAHFFDIAWRPLKRALEGKVLLPVLGEQYGRVLDSGELRLEREGGRFVLRLYGRALPLSPRSLILLLAGLEDELPRSVPEDVRAELGSVARSVENLPRSVAPDLSDADREARAQEAGVVTRRLEDLAARSPAVARVLDAAVAAMNADPTRLDALIAEQNYRLAYWKVAAEEINYRRFFDINDLAALRMEDPRVFAWAHAKLLELIRDGVVQGVRLDHTDGLYDPAGYFRDLQRAAAGVLGREGGADGRPLYVVAEKILEPGERLPGDWAVHGTTGYDFLAELNGVFVDGAAEEDLSGIYRRFTGDRDPYPAHLYRGKLLVQRQSLPGEVNVLAEHLERLSEDDLSARDFTLSALRAAIREVIAAFPVYRTYVRASGEREPGDDGYLAQAVQEARARNRQGGAPLDSSVFDFLHAVLTLSHPDPATRERYADFALKFQQLTGPVTAKGAEDTAFYRYARLLSLNEVGSDPGHFGTPVRAFHAAARTRAEHWPHAMLAGSTHDTKRGEDTRARLHVLSELPQTWAAFLSEWSGLFRSLQSPSPDGPAPSLHDVYTLLQNALGAHPLNGEPEDFVDRLSTYMLKAAREAKLRTSWAAPDPAYEAALDTFTRSLLAHEGFRAGLRALHERISPYGAQNGLSGALVRLTAPGVPDTYQGCEGWNLSLVDPDNRRPVDYARLARTLGRLERGHDLALARRLLEAHPTGEVKTLVTWAALQARAAHPELFGAGGYTPLDGGKFLLAFAREHGSGVAVTVAPRLTLSLTRERAPWALGDAWGRRTLTLPRTGTYRNVLTGERLNARTLKVPLAKILEDFPLALLIREPR; encoded by the coding sequence ATGACGGACGGGACCGCGCACGTGCCCGGCGCCACGTACCGCCTGCAACTCCACCGGGACTTTCCCTTCGCGGCCGCCGCGCGTCAGCTGCCGTACCTGAAGCGGCTGGGCGTCACGGACGTGTACCTCTCCCCCATCTGGGCGAGCACGCCGGGCAGCACGCACGGGTACGACGTGACCGACCACGCCCGCGTGAACGAGGAACTCGGCGGTGAACCGGGCCTGCGGCGGCTGGCGGCCCGGGCACGGGACCTGGAGCTGGGCCTGATCGTGGATTTCGTGCCCAATCACATGGGCATCGCGGGCGGCCACAACCCGTACTGGGAGGACGTGCTGATGCACGGGCAGGCCAGCCGGTACGCGCACTTCTTCGACATCGCGTGGCGGCCCCTGAAGCGCGCCCTGGAAGGCAAGGTGCTGCTGCCGGTGCTGGGTGAGCAGTACGGCCGCGTGCTGGACAGCGGCGAACTGCGGCTGGAACGGGAGGGAGGGCGGTTTGTGCTGCGGCTGTACGGCCGGGCGCTGCCGCTCTCGCCCCGAAGCCTGATCCTGCTGCTGGCGGGCCTGGAAGACGAGCTGCCGCGGAGCGTGCCGGAGGACGTGCGGGCGGAACTGGGCAGCGTCGCGCGGAGCGTGGAGAACCTGCCGCGCAGCGTGGCCCCGGACCTCAGCGACGCCGACCGGGAGGCCCGCGCGCAGGAGGCCGGGGTGGTCACCCGGCGCCTGGAGGATCTGGCGGCACGGTCCCCGGCGGTGGCGCGGGTGCTGGACGCCGCGGTGGCCGCCATGAACGCCGACCCGACCCGCCTGGACGCCCTGATCGCGGAGCAGAACTACCGGCTGGCGTACTGGAAGGTCGCGGCCGAGGAGATCAACTACCGCCGCTTCTTCGACATCAACGACCTCGCGGCACTGCGCATGGAGGACCCGCGGGTGTTCGCCTGGGCGCACGCGAAACTGCTGGAGCTGATCCGGGACGGCGTGGTGCAGGGCGTGCGGCTGGACCACACGGACGGGCTGTACGACCCGGCCGGATACTTCCGGGACCTGCAGCGCGCGGCTGCTGGGGTCCTGGGCCGGGAAGGGGGCGCGGACGGACGGCCACTGTACGTGGTGGCGGAGAAGATCCTGGAGCCGGGCGAACGGCTGCCCGGGGACTGGGCGGTGCACGGCACGACCGGGTACGACTTCCTGGCGGAACTGAACGGCGTGTTCGTGGACGGCGCCGCCGAGGAGGACCTGAGCGGCATCTACCGGCGCTTCACCGGGGACCGCGACCCGTACCCGGCGCACCTGTACCGCGGCAAGCTGCTGGTGCAGCGCCAGAGCCTGCCGGGCGAGGTGAACGTGCTCGCCGAGCACCTGGAGCGGCTGTCGGAGGACGACCTGTCGGCGCGGGACTTCACGCTGAGCGCCCTGCGCGCCGCGATCCGCGAGGTGATCGCGGCCTTCCCGGTGTACCGCACGTACGTGCGCGCCAGCGGCGAGCGGGAGCCCGGGGACGACGGGTACCTCGCGCAGGCGGTGCAGGAGGCGAGGGCACGCAACCGGCAGGGCGGCGCGCCGCTGGACTCCAGCGTGTTCGATTTCCTGCACGCGGTCCTGACGCTGAGCCACCCGGACCCGGCCACGCGGGAGCGGTACGCGGACTTCGCGCTGAAGTTCCAGCAGCTGACCGGCCCGGTGACCGCCAAGGGCGCGGAGGACACGGCCTTCTACCGCTACGCGCGGCTGCTGTCCCTGAACGAGGTGGGCAGCGACCCGGGGCATTTCGGCACGCCGGTGCGGGCCTTTCACGCGGCGGCGCGGACGCGGGCGGAGCACTGGCCTCACGCGATGCTGGCCGGCAGCACGCACGACACCAAGCGCGGCGAGGACACCCGCGCGCGCCTGCACGTGCTCTCGGAGCTGCCGCAGACCTGGGCGGCATTCCTGAGCGAGTGGTCGGGCCTGTTCCGCTCGCTGCAATCACCGTCGCCGGATGGCCCGGCACCCAGCCTGCACGACGTGTACACGCTGCTGCAGAACGCGCTGGGCGCCCACCCGCTGAACGGCGAGCCGGAGGACTTCGTGGACCGGCTCTCGACCTACATGCTCAAGGCGGCGCGGGAGGCCAAGCTGCGCACGAGCTGGGCGGCGCCGGACCCGGCGTACGAGGCGGCGCTGGACACCTTCACGCGCAGCCTGCTGGCCCACGAGGGCTTCCGGGCCGGGCTGCGCGCGCTGCACGAGCGGATCAGTCCGTACGGGGCGCAGAACGGCCTGAGCGGGGCGCTGGTGCGCCTGACCGCGCCGGGCGTGCCGGACACCTACCAGGGCTGCGAGGGCTGGAACCTGTCCCTGGTGGACCCGGACAACCGCCGCCCGGTGGACTACGCGCGGCTGGCCCGCACGCTGGGCCGCCTGGAACGCGGGCATGACCTGGCGCTGGCGCGGCGCCTGCTGGAGGCCCACCCCACCGGAGAGGTGAAGACGCTGGTGACCTGGGCGGCGCTTCAGGCCCGGGCTGCTCATCCGGAGCTGTTCGGTGCGGGCGGCTACACGCCGCTGGACGGTGGGAAGTTCCTGCTGGCCTTCGCGCGGGAGCATGGGTCGGGGGTCGCCGTGACGGTCGCGCCGCGCCTCACGCTGAGCCTGACGCGGGAGCGCGCGCCCTGGGCGCTGGGGGACGCCTGGGGCCGCCGGACCCTCACGCTGCCGCGGACCGGCACGTACCGGAACGTGCTGACAGGCGAGCGGCTGAACGCGAGGACGCTGAAGGTGCCGCTGGCGAAGATCCTGGAGGACTTCCCGCTGGCGCTATTGATCCGCGAACCCCGCTGA
- a CDS encoding Nif3-like dinuclear metal center hexameric protein, which yields MTDAHPTAPTRGEVPRDTLIRWLNEYLNVPGIQDLSLNGLQIEGTDVIRRVAASVDSSAKTIQHAADAGADLLLVHHGLFWGKALPITGPHRTRVRTALMADLNLYAAHLPLDAHPEVGNSAMIAQALSLQGAQPFAEWMGTRGGWYGELPFEQSLQDFADRVQKLTGEICLVHGGGIPTVRRLGIVTGSGAEYIAEAAALGLDTLLTGEPEHKHFHDAFEYGVNVVYAGHYETEVFGVRALAAKLEEEFGLPWQFLHHPTGL from the coding sequence ATGACCGACGCCCACCCCACCGCGCCCACCCGGGGCGAAGTGCCGCGCGACACCCTGATCCGCTGGCTCAACGAGTACCTGAACGTCCCCGGCATCCAGGACCTCAGCCTGAACGGCCTGCAGATCGAGGGCACCGACGTGATCCGCCGCGTGGCCGCCAGCGTGGACAGCAGCGCCAAGACCATCCAGCACGCCGCGGACGCTGGCGCCGACCTGCTGCTCGTGCACCACGGCCTGTTCTGGGGCAAGGCCCTGCCCATCACCGGGCCGCACCGCACCCGCGTGCGCACCGCCCTGATGGCCGACCTGAACCTGTACGCCGCCCACCTGCCCCTGGACGCCCACCCGGAAGTGGGGAACAGCGCCATGATCGCCCAGGCCCTGTCGCTGCAGGGCGCCCAGCCGTTCGCCGAGTGGATGGGCACCCGGGGCGGCTGGTACGGCGAGCTACCCTTCGAGCAGTCCCTGCAGGACTTCGCGGACCGCGTGCAGAAACTCACCGGGGAAATCTGCCTCGTGCACGGCGGCGGCATTCCCACCGTCCGTCGCCTCGGCATCGTGACCGGCAGCGGCGCGGAGTACATCGCCGAGGCCGCCGCGCTGGGCCTGGACACCCTGCTCACCGGCGAACCCGAGCACAAGCACTTCCACGACGCCTTCGAGTACGGCGTGAACGTCGTGTACGCCGGCCACTACGAGACCGAGGTGTTCGGCGTGCGCGCCCTGGCCGCGAAACTCGAGGAGGAGTTCGGCCTGCCCTGGCAGTTCCTGCACCACCCCACCGGCCTGTGA
- a CDS encoding GNAT family N-acetyltransferase: MVEVRKNEERQRYEAMVDGQVAGFAEYRPVGNAVMLPHTEVNSAHEGGGVGSALARHALDDIRSAGKQVIPMCPFIAAYIRRHPEYVDLIHPQQRGVFGV; encoded by the coding sequence ATGGTCGAAGTCAGGAAGAACGAGGAGAGGCAGCGGTACGAGGCGATGGTGGACGGCCAGGTGGCCGGGTTCGCCGAGTACCGCCCGGTGGGGAACGCCGTGATGCTGCCCCACACCGAGGTGAACAGTGCGCACGAGGGCGGCGGCGTGGGCAGCGCCCTGGCCCGGCACGCGCTGGACGACATCCGCTCGGCGGGCAAGCAGGTGATTCCGATGTGCCCGTTCATCGCGGCGTACATCCGCCGGCACCCGGAGTACGTGGATCTGATTCACCCGCAGCAGCGCGGCGTGTTCGGCGTCTGA